In Aestuariibaculum lutulentum, one DNA window encodes the following:
- a CDS encoding DMT family transporter: protein MIKDTTKAHLALLGANIIYGANYIIAKGVMPNKIGPTAFVFIRLACCVLLFWLIKFLFVKEKVEKKDFLRLALCGLFGGALNQSLFFHGINLTSPIDASIITTATPVIVLVFSYFILKERITKNKILGITLGAIGAVLLILYGNKAVGTSSFLGNLFILLNACSYGLYLVLAKTLMHKYNAMTVVSWIFFFGFLYVFPFGINAFLETDFAGFDLDTYLTIGYVVIFTTFLAYFFNIYALNHLAPSVTSSYVYLQPAVSFIMVSIMAYVFMKTQYAQDINLVKILSCGLVALGVYLVSKPQKNKA from the coding sequence TTGATAAAAGATACCACCAAAGCACACTTAGCGTTATTAGGAGCCAACATTATTTACGGTGCCAACTACATTATTGCAAAAGGCGTAATGCCCAACAAGATTGGTCCGACAGCCTTTGTATTTATTCGCTTAGCCTGTTGTGTTTTATTGTTCTGGTTAATTAAATTCTTATTTGTCAAGGAAAAAGTTGAAAAGAAAGATTTTTTACGCTTGGCCCTTTGCGGCCTGTTTGGAGGGGCATTAAATCAATCCTTGTTTTTTCACGGTATAAACTTAACCTCGCCTATTGATGCCTCTATTATTACCACGGCAACACCGGTAATTGTTTTAGTATTCAGCTATTTTATTCTGAAAGAACGCATTACTAAAAATAAAATTCTCGGCATTACTTTAGGTGCTATTGGTGCTGTTTTATTGATTCTATATGGAAACAAAGCCGTTGGAACGAGCTCGTTTTTAGGTAACTTATTTATTTTACTAAATGCTTGCAGCTATGGACTATATCTGGTACTTGCCAAAACGCTGATGCATAAATACAACGCTATGACCGTAGTGAGCTGGATTTTCTTCTTCGGATTTTTATATGTCTTCCCGTTTGGCATTAACGCCTTTTTAGAAACTGATTTTGCTGGGTTTGATTTAGACACCTACTTAACTATTGGTTATGTGGTGATTTTCACAACGTTCCTAGCCTACTTTTTTAATATTTATGCACTTAATCATTTAGCGCCATCGGTAACCAGCAGCTATGTGTATTTACAACCTGCGGTAAGCTTCATTATGGTGAGTATCATGGCTTATGTTTTTATGAAAACCCAATATGCGCAAGATATTAATCTGGTTAAAATATTAAGTTGTGGACTTGTTGCTCTTGGTGTTTATCTGGTGAGTAAACCGCAAAAAAATAAGGCCTAA
- a CDS encoding porin family protein has protein sequence MKKNILILALVTFAAFFNQAQAQRYNQRYSSNSNYVFGLKAGLNVSSFQGGNDGIARNSLLGYHIGLTAENRINRNFAIQPEFLFSRVGGEEMYSDGLLARYYLDYISVPVMAKFYLGDQLSLDFGPQLGFLVKDRANYSDDYYDYDAGANTFDLGFNFGLSLNLDRYWFAQARYNIGVTNAFDNPDAQNSVFQFSIGRRF, from the coding sequence ATGAAGAAGAACATTTTAATTTTAGCCTTAGTCACATTTGCTGCATTTTTTAATCAAGCTCAGGCGCAACGTTATAATCAGAGGTATAGTAGTAACAGTAATTATGTTTTTGGACTGAAAGCCGGATTGAATGTATCGTCCTTTCAAGGGGGTAATGATGGTATAGCTCGCAATAGTTTGTTAGGATATCATATAGGTTTAACTGCTGAAAATAGAATCAATAGAAACTTTGCCATTCAACCTGAATTTTTGTTTTCGCGTGTTGGAGGGGAAGAAATGTATTCCGATGGTCTTCTGGCGCGATATTACTTAGATTATATTTCGGTACCGGTAATGGCTAAATTTTATTTGGGCGATCAGTTGAGTTTAGATTTCGGACCTCAATTGGGATTTTTGGTAAAAGACAGAGCGAACTATAGTGACGATTATTACGACTACGATGCGGGTGCCAATACCTTCGATTTAGGTTTTAACTTTGGCTTAAGTTTAAATCTGGATCGTTACTGGTTTGCTCAGGCACGATACAATATTGGAGTAACAAATGCTTTTGATAATCCGGACGCGCAAAACAGTGTATTTCAGTTTTCTATCGGACGTAGATTTTAA
- a CDS encoding cell division protein FtsX produces the protein MSSSFEKHQKRRLISSYFSVVLSIALVLFLLGLLGLLVLNAKKVSDHFKEQVVVTIYLKDSAKDVETKQLEKSLAMADYVKSTEYVSKEQAAEFMKAENGEDFMDFVGYNPLQNSIDVHLKADYVTSEHLEKISEEALSKNFVDEVTYDNDLVNLMNENVKKISFWVLVLSSIFTLIAVLLINSSIRLSVYSKRFTIKTMQMVGATKQFIRRPFVWKSVRLGVIGAVIALIGMGIVLYYVNKMFPELGLLNTPILVVLLFAFVFGLGIVITWISTHFATQRFLNLKTDELYY, from the coding sequence ATGAGTTCATCTTTCGAGAAACACCAAAAACGCAGACTTATATCATCGTACTTTTCAGTAGTTTTAAGCATTGCTTTGGTTTTATTTTTATTAGGATTATTAGGCTTATTGGTTCTTAATGCTAAAAAGGTTTCCGATCACTTTAAAGAACAGGTTGTTGTTACCATTTATTTGAAAGATTCGGCGAAAGATGTGGAGACGAAACAACTTGAAAAAAGTCTGGCTATGGCCGATTACGTAAAGTCTACCGAATATGTTTCTAAAGAACAGGCAGCAGAATTTATGAAGGCTGAAAACGGTGAAGATTTCATGGATTTTGTAGGCTACAACCCGTTACAAAACTCCATTGACGTGCATCTTAAAGCCGATTACGTAACCTCGGAACATTTAGAAAAAATTTCGGAAGAAGCCTTATCTAAAAACTTTGTTGATGAAGTGACTTACGATAACGATTTGGTTAACTTAATGAATGAAAACGTTAAAAAAATAAGCTTCTGGGTATTAGTATTAAGTAGCATATTCACCTTAATCGCCGTATTATTAATTAACAGTTCCATAAGATTATCGGTTTACTCCAAACGATTTACCATTAAAACTATGCAAATGGTGGGTGCGACCAAGCAATTTATTCGTCGTCCGTTTGTTTGGAAAAGTGTTCGTTTAGGTGTTATTGGTGCGGTAATAGCTTTAATAGGCATGGGCATTGTTCTGTATTACGTTAACAAAATGTTCCCGGAATTAGGCTTACTTAACACCCCGATTTTAGTGGTTTTACTATTTGCGTTTGTATTTGGATTAGGCATTGTAATTACCTGGATAAGTACGCATTTTGCGACGCAACGTTTCCTGAATTTAAAAACCGACGAACTTTATTATTAG
- a CDS encoding DUF3098 domain-containing protein has product MGEEKQKDTNKSQFIFGKKNYKFMFIGLACIALGFILMSGGGSDDPNVFNPEIFHWRRIRLAPMLVLLGFGIEMYAILLNPEK; this is encoded by the coding sequence ATGGGAGAAGAAAAACAAAAAGACACCAATAAAAGCCAGTTTATTTTCGGAAAGAAGAACTACAAATTCATGTTTATTGGTTTGGCTTGTATTGCTTTAGGCTTTATTTTAATGTCTGGCGGTGGTAGTGACGACCCTAATGTTTTTAACCCAGAAATTTTTCATTGGCGACGTATTCGTTTAGCACCTATGCTAGTGCTTTTAGGTTTTGGTATCGAGATGTATGCCATTTTACTAAACCCTGAAAAGTAA
- a CDS encoding glycerate kinase translates to MKIIIAPDKFKNSLSALDLCDAVEESMLSVMPDAEILKLPLADGGDGTIDIINFYLGGETVKVMVHNPFFKLIEASYLYAEHSKTAFIEMAEASGYKLLKTEELDCKHATTYGTGELILDAINKGAKTIILGIGGSATNDSGIGMAKALGYRFLDDFDEGVKPIGANLSRIKTIDTSRVNPKLKDVEIKVACDVSNPLYGKHGAAQVYAKQKGATNEDVELLDQGLKDFSKIIEKTFNINPQKVEGAGAAGGMGIASKIFLNGDLKPGVELIKELADFDNKLQDADWIITGEGCLDVQTLSGKTIQGVLSSAKAKKIKVAAFCGDIRLSEKEMQGLGIDYSDKVLNYSKSTDDAMKNAKDYVNQMTKIFAKTLLE, encoded by the coding sequence ATGAAAATCATAATCGCGCCGGACAAATTTAAAAACTCACTATCTGCTTTAGATCTTTGTGATGCTGTTGAAGAGAGTATGCTTTCAGTAATGCCAGATGCTGAGATTTTGAAGTTGCCCTTGGCTGATGGAGGAGATGGAACTATTGATATCATTAACTTTTATTTAGGCGGAGAAACCGTAAAGGTTATGGTGCATAATCCGTTTTTTAAATTAATCGAGGCCTCATATTTATATGCTGAACATTCCAAAACAGCCTTTATTGAAATGGCGGAAGCTTCTGGGTATAAGCTTCTGAAAACTGAAGAACTCGATTGTAAACATGCAACCACCTATGGAACAGGTGAATTGATTTTAGACGCAATTAATAAAGGTGCTAAAACTATTATTTTAGGTATTGGAGGAAGTGCAACTAACGACAGTGGTATTGGAATGGCAAAGGCTTTAGGATACCGATTTTTAGATGATTTTGATGAAGGTGTTAAGCCGATAGGAGCAAATTTAAGTCGTATAAAAACAATAGATACATCTCGTGTGAACCCAAAATTAAAGGATGTTGAAATAAAAGTAGCCTGTGACGTTTCGAATCCACTATACGGTAAACATGGTGCTGCACAAGTGTATGCTAAACAAAAGGGAGCTACAAATGAAGACGTTGAACTGTTAGATCAAGGATTGAAAGATTTTTCAAAAATTATAGAAAAAACTTTCAATATAAATCCGCAAAAAGTAGAAGGAGCTGGTGCAGCTGGAGGTATGGGAATCGCTTCAAAAATATTTTTAAATGGCGATTTAAAACCGGGCGTAGAATTAATAAAAGAATTAGCCGATTTCGATAATAAACTTCAGGATGCCGATTGGATTATTACTGGTGAAGGCTGTTTAGATGTTCAAACTTTATCAGGTAAAACAATTCAGGGTGTGTTGTCTTCTGCGAAAGCGAAAAAAATAAAAGTTGCTGCTTTTTGTGGTGATATTCGTTTGTCTGAAAAGGAGATGCAGGGTTTAGGAATAGATTACTCCGATAAGGTTTTAAATTATAGTAAATCGACAGATGATGCTATGAAAAATGCAAAAGACTATGTGAACCAAATGACTAAAATATTTGCTAAAACGCTTCTTGAATAA
- a CDS encoding undecaprenyl-diphosphate phosphatase → MDIINAIILGIIQGLTEFLPVSSSGHLEIGKAILGDQSVPEESLLFTVVLHFATALSTIVVFRKDILELIKGALKFKWNDDLQFVAKIVVSMIPAVIVGLFFEEQLEALFGGNILLVGSMLIITAALLFFADKAKDTNKKVSFSNALIIGVSQAIAMLPGISRSGATISTSVLLGNDKTKAARFSFLMVVPLIFGKIAKDILSGDLAYNSSHITSLSIGFITAFVAGLFACTWMIALVKKSKLTYFAVYCAIVGIIAILFSILNG, encoded by the coding sequence ATGGATATAATAAACGCTATCATTCTTGGTATTATTCAAGGGCTTACCGAATTTTTACCAGTATCGTCAAGTGGACATTTAGAAATAGGAAAAGCCATTTTAGGCGATCAATCTGTCCCGGAAGAAAGTCTGCTTTTCACTGTTGTTTTACACTTCGCTACCGCTCTAAGTACTATTGTTGTTTTTCGAAAAGACATTCTAGAACTTATTAAAGGCGCCTTAAAATTTAAATGGAATGACGATTTACAATTTGTTGCAAAGATTGTTGTTTCCATGATTCCCGCAGTCATTGTCGGACTGTTTTTCGAAGAACAATTAGAAGCTCTTTTTGGAGGTAACATTCTATTAGTAGGTAGTATGCTAATTATAACTGCTGCATTATTATTCTTTGCCGACAAAGCTAAAGACACTAACAAAAAGGTATCATTCTCGAACGCATTGATCATAGGTGTTTCTCAAGCTATCGCGATGCTTCCTGGAATTTCTCGCTCGGGAGCAACCATATCAACTTCAGTTTTACTTGGTAACGATAAAACAAAAGCTGCTCGCTTTTCATTTTTAATGGTGGTGCCGTTAATTTTCGGGAAGATTGCAAAAGACATTTTAAGTGGCGATTTAGCATACAACAGCTCACATATTACTTCATTATCAATCGGGTTTATTACTGCTTTTGTTGCTGGTTTATTTGCCTGTACCTGGATGATTGCTTTAGTAAAAAAGAGCAAACTAACATACTTTGCAGTGTACTGTGCTATTGTTGGTATTATTGCTATTCTATTTTCAATTTTAAACGGCTAA
- the truB gene encoding tRNA pseudouridine(55) synthase TruB translates to MNLQEEFQAGKVLLIDKPLNWTSFQVVNKLRWEIKQAFKLKKIKVGHAGTLDPLASGLLVICTGKMTKEIDSFQAQIKEYTGTIVLGSTTPSYDLETEINKTFPTEHITEDLIKETTKQFIGDIEQYPPVFSALKKDGKRLYEFARAGEEVEIKPRNINIAEFEITNIRGLEVDFRVVCSKGTYIRSLANDFGKALNSGGHLSALRRTKIGDFDVTNGVSIEDFISSLNNQIE, encoded by the coding sequence ATGAATTTACAGGAAGAATTTCAGGCTGGTAAAGTTTTACTCATCGATAAACCTTTAAACTGGACCTCGTTTCAAGTGGTTAACAAACTGCGCTGGGAAATAAAGCAAGCCTTTAAACTAAAAAAAATTAAAGTTGGTCATGCCGGAACATTAGACCCTTTAGCCAGTGGATTATTAGTTATTTGTACCGGTAAAATGACTAAAGAAATCGATTCGTTTCAGGCACAAATTAAAGAATATACGGGTACCATTGTTTTAGGAAGCACGACGCCATCATACGATCTTGAAACCGAGATTAATAAAACCTTTCCTACCGAACATATTACCGAAGATTTAATTAAAGAAACTACCAAACAGTTTATTGGTGATATTGAACAATATCCTCCTGTTTTTTCGGCGTTAAAAAAAGACGGTAAGCGTTTATATGAATTTGCCCGTGCGGGTGAAGAGGTCGAAATCAAACCACGAAACATTAATATTGCGGAGTTTGAAATTACAAATATTAGAGGCTTAGAAGTTGACTTTAGAGTGGTTTGCAGCAAAGGAACCTATATACGTTCTTTAGCCAACGATTTTGGAAAAGCTTTGAATTCCGGTGGCCATCTATCGGCTTTAAGACGTACGAAAATCGGAGATTTTGATGTTACTAACGGGGTTAGCATTGAAGATTTCATTAGCTCTCTGAACAACCAAATTGAGTAA
- a CDS encoding energy transducer TonB family protein: MHLTDQHKALLITLLITGTVILFVFNLHLKQQSEQIAESYYEMEPEKELSKEEIKVLEALEQLQGSKAETNQAFNETDNSKHFAQAFKTIAPPEDYVPKTNTSTDSGESDNSNALGENFSEDKAIKEEELSAFNKVSELLKKQKSEGVNKKSTMSYSLKDRTHNFMPTPIYLCEVGGKIVVNITVNSQGTVTDASINGSSNSDNQCLKEHALEYAREATFSEDASKPSQVGTITFNFIGKP, translated from the coding sequence TTGCACCTAACAGATCAACATAAAGCCCTACTCATTACGCTTCTTATTACAGGAACCGTTATCCTTTTTGTTTTTAATTTACACTTAAAACAGCAAAGCGAACAAATAGCTGAAAGCTATTATGAAATGGAACCCGAAAAAGAACTAAGCAAAGAAGAAATTAAGGTTCTGGAGGCTTTAGAACAACTTCAAGGAAGTAAAGCGGAAACTAATCAGGCATTCAACGAAACAGATAATAGCAAACATTTTGCTCAGGCGTTTAAAACCATTGCTCCTCCTGAAGATTACGTTCCAAAAACAAATACAAGTACAGATTCAGGAGAAAGTGATAATTCGAATGCTTTAGGTGAAAATTTTTCAGAAGATAAAGCGATTAAAGAAGAAGAACTATCTGCCTTTAATAAAGTAAGCGAGCTTTTAAAAAAACAAAAAAGTGAAGGCGTAAATAAGAAGAGTACCATGAGTTACTCCCTTAAAGACAGAACACACAACTTTATGCCTACCCCAATTTATTTATGTGAAGTAGGCGGAAAAATTGTTGTAAATATTACGGTTAATTCTCAAGGCACGGTTACCGACGCCTCTATTAACGGCTCATCGAATTCAGACAATCAATGCCTGAAAGAACACGCTTTAGAATATGCCAGAGAAGCCACTTTTAGCGAAGACGCATCAAAACCTTCTCAAGTTGGAACGATTACCTTTAATTTTATAGGCAAACCTTAG
- a CDS encoding thioredoxin family protein codes for MKSIIKDSLDRSMSYEAYRDLVKRLAEEHSTTGAEQTKDQADFTKLNERRMKRWDKTIRIPEVSQKRISKFKQDITWLVIAESWCGDAAHVLPVLNKIAEVNPHITYRVVLRDENPDLMDAFLSKGARSIPKVIIIDDNTGEVLSTYGPRPSEATTYVQRFIAKNGKLTPEFKEDLQHWYNSDKGLNIINDVTEILCGLEAKVCL; via the coding sequence ATGAAGTCAATAATTAAAGATAGTTTAGATCGAAGCATGTCTTATGAGGCATATAGAGATTTAGTAAAACGTTTAGCCGAAGAACATTCCACAACAGGTGCAGAACAAACAAAAGATCAGGCGGATTTCACCAAATTAAATGAAAGACGCATGAAACGTTGGGATAAAACCATAAGAATTCCGGAGGTTTCACAAAAACGAATATCTAAATTTAAGCAGGATATTACCTGGTTGGTTATTGCTGAAAGTTGGTGTGGTGATGCAGCTCATGTTTTGCCAGTGCTTAATAAGATTGCTGAGGTTAATCCGCACATAACCTACAGGGTAGTGCTTCGTGATGAAAATCCAGATCTTATGGATGCCTTTTTATCCAAGGGTGCGCGATCAATTCCTAAAGTTATTATTATTGACGATAATACAGGCGAAGTATTAAGTACGTATGGACCACGACCAAGTGAAGCGACAACTTACGTGCAACGGTTTATTGCTAAAAACGGAAAATTAACTCCTGAATTTAAAGAGGATTTACAACATTGGTATAACAGTGACAAGGGACTAAACATTATTAACGATGTTACCGAAATACTATGTGGATTGGAAGCTAAGGTTTGCCTATAA
- a CDS encoding DNA-3-methyladenine glycosylase I: MSEKHRCRWCVGDSLYEAYHDEEWGVPVYDDATLFEFLILETFQAGLSWITILRKRENFRKAFDNFDYKKIANYGEDKIDSLLEDAGIIRNKLKVKATVTNALAFMKVQDEFGSFSKYIWDFVQGTPIKNKLENYKNAPATTAISDALSKDLKKRGFKFVGSTVIYAHMQATGMVNDHEINCFRYNEV; the protein is encoded by the coding sequence ATGAGCGAAAAACATAGATGTCGCTGGTGCGTTGGCGATTCCTTGTATGAAGCCTACCACGACGAAGAATGGGGTGTTCCGGTTTATGATGATGCAACTCTTTTTGAATTTTTAATTTTAGAAACTTTTCAGGCAGGTTTAAGTTGGATTACCATTTTAAGAAAACGAGAAAACTTCAGAAAAGCTTTTGATAATTTCGACTATAAGAAGATAGCAAACTACGGTGAGGATAAAATAGATAGCCTACTGGAAGATGCCGGCATTATTAGAAACAAACTTAAAGTAAAAGCAACTGTTACCAATGCCCTTGCATTTATGAAAGTACAGGATGAATTTGGTAGTTTTAGTAAGTATATCTGGGATTTTGTGCAAGGTACACCTATTAAAAACAAACTGGAAAATTATAAAAATGCACCAGCAACTACAGCCATTAGTGATGCCTTAAGTAAAGATTTAAAAAAGCGAGGTTTTAAATTTGTAGGATCGACAGTTATTTATGCACACATGCAAGCCACCGGTATGGTTAACGACCATGAAATAAACTGTTTTAGATATAATGAAGTATAA
- a CDS encoding DUF2490 domain-containing protein, translating to MKLKHVFLCIFLSCNTFILKAQDHSGVLGETSFVLNYGVSKNYSLSFTGRSRYFLFENKTFSFQQQQLDIFHMSTFSLSSSNRLGVGLYYRHRDVFESGSDELRFMQQFKYQKHKAKISFGHRFRTEQRILESKTIFRQRYRFSANFPISGHNEGVEAPYVLCYFEGLLSFSKPDAPEIDQRTAVYLGWHFGKQLKFETGIEYRLERFNLDSRNYFFFLNTLSLSI from the coding sequence ATGAAATTAAAACATGTTTTCCTTTGTATCTTTCTCTCCTGTAACACATTCATTTTAAAAGCGCAGGATCATTCAGGGGTACTTGGTGAAACTTCGTTTGTTCTCAATTATGGTGTTTCTAAAAACTATAGCTTAAGTTTTACTGGGCGCTCTCGTTATTTTTTGTTTGAGAACAAAACATTTAGCTTTCAGCAACAGCAATTAGATATTTTTCACATGTCCACCTTCTCTTTAAGTTCTTCAAATCGTTTAGGAGTCGGACTCTATTACAGACATCGAGACGTTTTTGAATCTGGGAGTGATGAGCTACGGTTTATGCAGCAATTTAAATACCAAAAACATAAAGCTAAAATAAGCTTTGGTCACCGCTTTAGAACAGAACAACGGATATTAGAATCGAAAACTATTTTTAGACAGCGTTATAGATTTTCTGCCAATTTCCCTATTAGCGGACATAATGAAGGCGTTGAAGCGCCTTATGTTTTATGTTATTTTGAAGGATTATTAAGTTTTAGCAAGCCCGACGCTCCCGAAATCGATCAGCGTACAGCTGTATATCTGGGATGGCATTTTGGGAAACAGCTAAAATTTGAAACGGGAATTGAATATCGATTAGAACGCTTTAACCTCGACTCCAGAAATTACTTTTTCTTCTTAAATACGTTAAGCCTTTCCATTTAA
- the aat gene encoding leucyl/phenylalanyl-tRNA--protein transferase: MHFLTQDLWFPDYSEASADGLLAIGGDLSVERLLFAYEYGIFPWYSQDEPILWWSPDPRFVLFPEKLKVSKSMRQVLRNKKFNVTVNKEFKTVMQSCSRIKREGQDETWITNDMIEAYVKLHKLGYAKSIEVWQDDKLVGGLYGVDLGNGVFCGESMFSKVSNASKVGFITFVQHSNYKLIDCQVHTNHLESLGAEEISRAEFLEYL, from the coding sequence ATGCATTTTTTAACCCAAGACTTATGGTTTCCTGATTATAGCGAAGCCAGTGCTGATGGCTTATTAGCTATTGGAGGAGATTTGTCGGTAGAGCGTTTGTTGTTTGCTTACGAGTACGGTATTTTTCCCTGGTATAGTCAGGATGAGCCCATTTTATGGTGGTCTCCCGACCCGCGTTTTGTGTTGTTTCCTGAAAAATTAAAGGTTTCAAAAAGCATGCGTCAGGTACTTCGTAATAAAAAGTTTAATGTTACCGTTAATAAAGAGTTTAAAACGGTCATGCAATCCTGTTCTAGAATAAAACGAGAAGGACAGGACGAGACTTGGATAACCAACGATATGATTGAAGCCTATGTTAAACTACATAAATTAGGCTATGCAAAGTCGATAGAGGTGTGGCAGGATGATAAACTGGTTGGTGGTTTGTATGGTGTCGATTTAGGTAATGGTGTGTTTTGTGGTGAGAGTATGTTTTCAAAAGTGAGTAATGCCAGTAAGGTTGGGTTTATCACTTTTGTTCAGCATAGTAATTATAAATTAATAGATTGTCAGGTGCATACTAATCATCTCGAAAGTCTTGGAGCAGAAGAAATTTCTAGAGCCGAATTTTTAGAATATTTATAA
- a CDS encoding DUF3127 domain-containing protein, with protein sequence MEVQGRIKMIGETQSFGSNGFRKREVVVTTEEQYPQHIMVEFVQDKTDLLNSYQVGQQVKVSINLRGREWVNPQGETKYFNTIQGWRIEAVQAGASGDNLPPVPPMDAFEPAGSLNEDDHDDLPF encoded by the coding sequence ATGGAAGTTCAAGGAAGAATTAAAATGATTGGTGAAACTCAATCTTTTGGAAGTAATGGTTTTAGAAAAAGAGAAGTTGTTGTAACTACTGAAGAGCAGTATCCACAACACATTATGGTTGAGTTCGTACAGGATAAAACTGATTTATTAAACAGTTACCAGGTTGGACAACAGGTAAAAGTTAGTATTAACTTACGTGGTAGAGAATGGGTAAACCCACAAGGAGAAACGAAATATTTCAACACTATTCAAGGGTGGAGAATTGAAGCAGTTCAAGCGGGAGCTTCAGGAGATAATTTACCACCGGTACCTCCAATGGATGCTTTTGAACCGGCAGGAAGTTTAAATGAAGACGATCACGACGATTTACCGTTCTAA
- a CDS encoding flavin reductase family protein, translating to MLSIDPKEIRTSLLHGYLLSAVAPRPIAFASTVDAEGRVNLSPFSFFNVFSSNPPILVFSPSRRVKDNTIKHTLKNIEATREVVINTVNYDMVHQMSLSSSDFPEGVNEFEKSGLTMLKSDIVKPFRVAESPVQMECKVNDIIALGSEGGAGNLIICEVVKLHIDEDVLDKDGHVIQEKLDLVARAGGSYYTRANKGFFEIPKPISTVGIGVDSFPEEIKNSMVLTGNDLGMLGNVEGLPSNEDVTAFVTDLGERYPNIKTASHREKHKLAQKYLSYGDVDSAWKILLS from the coding sequence ATGCTGTCTATAGATCCCAAAGAAATAAGAACCAGTTTGTTACATGGTTATTTGTTAAGTGCAGTAGCACCAAGACCTATAGCTTTTGCCAGTACAGTTGATGCCGAAGGGCGTGTAAATTTATCACCATTTAGTTTTTTTAATGTATTTAGCTCTAATCCGCCAATACTTGTTTTTTCACCATCGCGTCGTGTTAAAGACAATACGATAAAGCATACATTAAAAAATATTGAGGCGACTCGCGAGGTGGTTATTAACACCGTTAATTACGATATGGTACATCAAATGTCGTTATCGAGTTCAGATTTTCCTGAAGGCGTTAACGAGTTTGAAAAATCAGGGTTAACCATGTTAAAGTCTGATATTGTTAAACCATTTCGTGTAGCCGAATCGCCGGTGCAAATGGAATGTAAGGTGAACGATATTATCGCTTTGGGAAGCGAAGGTGGCGCCGGGAATTTAATTATCTGTGAGGTTGTAAAACTTCATATTGATGAAGATGTTTTAGATAAAGACGGACACGTTATTCAGGAGAAATTAGATTTGGTTGCCAGAGCCGGAGGGAGTTATTATACCAGAGCAAACAAAGGTTTTTTTGAAATTCCGAAGCCTATTTCAACTGTAGGAATTGGAGTGGATAGTTTTCCGGAGGAGATTAAAAACAGTATGGTTTTAACCGGCAACGATTTGGGAATGTTGGGTAATGTAGAGGGTTTGCCAAGTAATGAAGACGTGACGGCGTTTGTAACCGATTTAGGCGAGCGTTATCCGAATATAAAAACAGCCTCGCACCGTGAAAAACATAAACTGGCTCAAAAGTATTTGAGTTATGGTGATGTTGATAGTGCCTGGAAAATATTATTAAGTTAA